From the Thermovirga lienii DSM 17291 genome, one window contains:
- a CDS encoding lysyl-tRNA synthetase (PFAM: tRNA synthetases class II (D, K and N); OB-fold nucleic acid binding domain~TIGRFAM: lysyl-tRNA synthetase, eukaryotic and non-spirochete bacterial~COGs: COG1190 Lysyl-tRNA synthetase (class II)~InterProIPR018149: IPR004365: IPR004364: IPR006195: IPR 002313~KEGG: aco:Amico_1376 lysyl-tRNA synthetase~PFAM: tRNA synthetase class II (D K and N); nucleic acid binding OB-fold tRNA/helicase-type~SPTR: Lysyl-tRNA synthetase;~TIGRFAM: lysyl-tRNA synthetase), whose protein sequence is MLEKKDDLLMSEDEILKQRTDKLRRLREEEGYDPFKVEKWDRRHTLGYVKEKYDYLQPDEVAEEGISTAGRIMTIRRHGKAAFLDLADEYDTIQLCFQQNVVGEEQYTFFKKWVDTGDFLGVVGVPIRTRRGELSILVKEFKLLSKALRPLPEKWHGLKDTEIRYRHRYVDLIANPEVRETFRKRAKIINAIRSVLEKHGTIEVETPILSPIAGGANARPFITYHNALGINLYLRIATELYLKRLIVGMFGRVYEIGKNFRNEGIDTMHNPEFTAMEVYWAYADYEDIMNLTEELIVAAADAVGGRRINYQGTELILEPPFRRATMKELVKEYCGYDLDEIKSDEEARAFAKKKGLEIKGTESRFVILAELFETFVEDKLIQPTFVIGHPTEISPLAKRNPDNPDFTNRFELYIYGNEVANAFSELNDPLDQRERFLDQAKKKEEGDEEAHAFDEDYIMALEYGLPPTGGLGVGIDRLTMFLTDSKSIRDVILFPTMRPKQ, encoded by the coding sequence ATGCTAGAGAAAAAAGACGATCTTTTAATGTCTGAAGATGAAATTTTAAAGCAAAGAACAGATAAACTAAGAAGGCTCAGAGAGGAAGAGGGATACGACCCATTCAAGGTAGAAAAATGGGATAGGCGGCACACCTTGGGTTACGTGAAGGAAAAGTACGATTACTTGCAACCTGATGAGGTGGCTGAAGAGGGAATAAGCACCGCTGGGCGCATAATGACCATAAGAAGGCACGGCAAGGCGGCCTTCCTGGACTTGGCGGATGAGTATGATACTATCCAGCTTTGTTTCCAACAGAACGTAGTTGGAGAAGAGCAGTATACCTTTTTTAAAAAATGGGTTGACACCGGTGATTTCCTTGGAGTGGTGGGAGTGCCCATCAGAACGAGGCGAGGAGAACTCTCTATTTTGGTGAAAGAGTTCAAGCTTCTTTCCAAGGCATTGAGGCCACTTCCAGAGAAGTGGCACGGCTTGAAGGATACCGAGATACGTTACAGGCACAGATACGTAGATCTGATAGCCAACCCAGAGGTGAGAGAAACATTCCGCAAAAGAGCGAAGATAATAAATGCCATTCGCAGTGTCCTGGAAAAACATGGGACCATAGAAGTGGAGACCCCCATTTTGTCGCCTATAGCTGGGGGTGCCAACGCAAGACCCTTCATCACTTACCATAATGCTTTGGGGATAAATCTTTATCTTCGCATAGCAACGGAACTTTACCTCAAGAGGCTGATAGTCGGCATGTTCGGTAGAGTGTACGAAATAGGCAAGAACTTTAGAAATGAAGGTATTGACACAATGCATAACCCCGAGTTTACGGCAATGGAAGTGTATTGGGCCTATGCAGATTACGAGGACATAATGAATTTGACTGAAGAGTTGATCGTCGCTGCTGCAGATGCCGTGGGGGGAAGAAGGATAAATTACCAGGGAACTGAGCTGATTCTGGAACCTCCTTTCAGAAGAGCTACAATGAAGGAACTTGTTAAGGAATATTGCGGATACGACCTGGATGAAATAAAGTCCGATGAAGAGGCCAGGGCGTTCGCCAAGAAGAAGGGGTTGGAAATAAAGGGTACAGAGAGCCGCTTTGTCATATTGGCTGAGCTGTTTGAGACGTTTGTGGAGGATAAGCTGATTCAGCCTACCTTCGTAATTGGCCATCCTACCGAAATTTCGCCTTTGGCTAAAAGAAATCCTGATAATCCGGACTTTACAAACAGGTTCGAGCTTTACATTTATGGCAACGAAGTGGCTAACGCCTTTAGTGAACTTAACGATCCCCTGGATCAGCGAGAGAGATTTTTGGATCAGGCTAAGAAGAAAGAAGAAGGCGATGAGGAAGCCCACGCCTTCGATGAGGACTACATAATGGCCCTAGAGTACGGCCTTCCCCCCACGGGAGGACTTGGAGTGGGAATCGACAGATTGACCATGTTCTTGACCGACTCTAAATCTATAAGAGATGTAATACTTTTCCCGACCATGCGTCCCAAACAGTAA